From the Telopea speciosissima isolate NSW1024214 ecotype Mountain lineage chromosome 9, Tspe_v1, whole genome shotgun sequence genome, the window AAAGACTCACATCATGAGATGAGGCCATTTAGCGTGGTCATAGAGAGGTTACAGGATAAGCCACattattttaactattttaattaacaattcttttaaaattaaaactcaaaaagaaaaaatatttaaaaaaaaaaaacgatttttCCAGTCAAAATAGGAAATGTTTGTTTTTATCGATCAGCATTGCTCTTGGATAAGTACATAGGACCTTTTAATTGCAAGGAAAATTatagggaagggaaggggaaatTGTTAaatctaaaaaaacaaaattttgtatTAATTACTCAACATGATtctataaattatttaaattttttattatatttgataattataatttttagatgtaatttttgaaaacacGGGAGAGGGAAGTGTACTATAATTCAAGGGAGGGGATGTATTTTCCCAAAAACAAATGATGATTTTGGAGTCGTTGGtgaatacattttttttttttttgggggggggggggttaaactTAATGAATAAAACTTTTCCCatggataaaaaaaagggaaattacaAGATTATCCACTCTCGAGTTTTACTTTACAATGCTAATAACTTAATCTTTCATTTAACTAATATACCAATAATAAAGAATGGTATTACAAAAATGTCCAAAACGGTAACCTCTATGCATTAGCTCCTCTTGTATTGGCATGAAGTGCACCATAGTTCACCAACTGTACTAGGCAGCGGTTATTGTTACATTAGTTCCTATTACCTCATCAGAAATGAGAAATTTTGTCTTTGAAATACCTCCGCCACGTGGACTAAAGTCAGATCAAAACGGACCTGGCTCCTGTCAAACCATGGTGGGAGTTAGATCGCCTAACCCCACTAAACGACAACcataggggtagggtggtcatttcacatgtggggcacAGTTGGGATCCACCTATGAAATGAACACCCCATCCCTATTTTTCCTGTCCTTTAGTGGGGCTGGACAATCCAACTCCAGCCACGGTTGAATATGATCCTATTCCAATCAAAACTCGTCCACGTGAATAGGTTAGGGGTTACCCCAGCTAGCAACAAGATTACAAGAACAACAATTCAGCCTTAATGGGGTCGACTCCGTGGAtcctttcacacacacacacaaacaaacaataaataaataaataggataagaaaagaaaatgatggaaaataaaaaatgaggaaaaatcTCCGGTACATGGTGTCCATAAATAAGCCCAATTTTGctttcaatttttcaaacacGTGATACCAAAGCCTCAATTTTGTCTCATTTCAACAGACCAAGACCGGAGCAACGGTGAGAATTCCGGCAATTTCTCGAATTCCGATGTGTAGCAATCGTGTGTTCAAATTTTCCACCGAAAAAGAaagttttccctttttattttctgttgtaGGAGAAGAGTGGCCGGAATCATTCTACAGTACCGATTCTGGCCACCGCAGGTACACTGATGACACCGGCGATGAAACAGAACAAGATGACAACGCTAACAGCGTTCAAGAAAGCCAAGTTTTCTGGGAGACTCAACACCAACTTCTAGATGTAAGTTTTACATGATCTATAAACCTCTCTCTCTAGAATCTTCTATTCTCCCACATGTGGGTCTCACCTAAGATTCCAATCCTATTTTTCAGGAAATATTTTCAGGGACTAGTTCTACCGAATCAACAATCCTACAAGCCACTGAAGAAGCTATAAGAAAATCTCAGATGGCAGGGAACGTTTGTGTCTGCTGGCGTTACATCGACACCGCCGGTGGTTGCCTGAATTGCTTGCGGAGAGACGTCTCCGGTCATCTTCGGAGTGAAGGTTTCGATTGTGCCATTTGCGTATCTATGTGGAGTAGTTCATCAGAGATCCCATCTGGTattaaaaaaccaaattaacCAAATACTTTAATTTTCTGAATTCTAATTGTTCTCTGTGATCTTATTTCTCTACAAACCAACGCAGGAATGCATAGCTATCTTGATGTGGTGGATAAGtctgaggaggaagaggaggtgagGGTGGTGATCGAGTTGAATTTCCGAGCTGAGTTTGAGATGGCAAGAGCTAGTAATGAATACAAGAGACTAATCAACCGGATTCCTGAAATTTTTGTGGGAAAGGAGGAGAGGCTAAGTAGTCTGGTGGAGATACTGTGTTTGGCAACTAAGAAATGCATGAAGGAAAATAAGATGCATATGGGTCCATGGAGAAAACATAAGTATATGCAGGCCAAGTGGTTTGGCACCTGTGAGGTAGAGGACACCATAGCCACCTCCTCTGCCACTCAAACCTCCTATGGCCTCCGTGTTAACATTTGACTTGCTTGAAAAGTTACCCACCTTGCAACCTAAGTCATTGACTTGGTCTGTTGTttgtttttatatattatttgaAAGAGAGGGGGTCTTAAGCAAGTGGTCTACAAGAGGAGGCAGCAATGAAGTGCGATAAAATGATATCATATATGGGAAGAtaacaaggtcatttcatatgagggaAGAAAATAGACATAGAAGTGCTAGTGTACACTGTCgactcagagaaccttttctcATATTATTTTGGATAGAGTTTCTCATCGGTTTTCACCCATTGTGGTGAAGAGAATTTAAGGTCATATATTTGTTGAATTTATGTGTCAATCAAATTCGGTTTAGTTTGTATTGAACCgtttatatattttggtttaatattatcacatgcgatataaattttttgaacatTATGTGTTCTTAAATTCACATTTTTAATGTTAGTCATGACtaaggtttgggctgggcacctttatcacatggtcgtcgcattggatACACCTAGGCATGTTAATGTTAGAGGACGAATGCGAGTACACATATTGATGtgtattgacgaagaatctatTTATGCTGATAATTCTCTCATGTGTTACTGTTGGATGTAAGTTAGGGATAAACATGTGTCATCAAGACCCAGTACCTAAGAGGATTTTGTTACTGCAAAATGCCAATGCGTTCTTTAATTTGGTTTATCAATGACTGAGGTTCTTAGAACCAAAGTCGATATTCTAGGAATGCccaaacattttgtgagtgaaagagtcactcaataTGGTTTCCACTCTACAGCCCGATTAGGGAACATCAAAGAGAGATTGTTTGTGGATGGTCAGATTAGAATCAAGATCCTGtatcattttggaaatggttttgcaaaacttattttacataaaatgatagattatatgtatgttttgattaaaaatgtTTAGTTGTGTTTCGTGGATTCCGATTACGTACACAGACGCTttgatatggacatgtactatggaatgagGTTTAACAGTATTTATATACATGCCCTATATTCCATAATGACGGTGTTGATTAGTGAAGGGTTGATACATAATAAAATGTTattatgtaagggtatttttgggattaattaattaattaattaattatttaatttaatggacgtgatgatatttttttattccattaaataaaaataactaaataatatttttccctttgagattctacttcttcaccaattacTCAATTAGAAGCACGCTGGGACTAGACAGATTCAagtcaaggagagagagagagagagagagagagagagatagagagagactcACTAGGAAATCAAGAGGGGCTCTATATAAacacaaggggggggggggggaaggaaatCAAGTGGGGCTCTATATAAACAcaaggggggtgggggagttGGCCAAACACTCTTGGccgatttttctctctcccctcccttggCCGAATTCTCTTggcacacactctctctctttcttcttgctttctagtttttcaaaGTGTGGGTTTGTTGAAACCCTGGTTATTTTAAAGCTTTGAAGAGACATCatattggcttggagaaccttggttgcACCAACAAGGTTCAAGATTGTCTTACCTGGTGTACTCGTTGggagaagaaccattatctggagaggagcaacacttgaggctctatAGGTTAACaaattaatttctttttgttaaCAATTTCATTGTttgatattcatgggatgtgaaagaaatccGAATCGTTCtcttttcgctgcgcattcgagcgTGGGAtgatttctttttcccatgggatatgtttttctcttttcttgttttttacttAATTCTTATGGGATGTGAAAAGGATTGTTTTTCGtaatattaaaatcaaaatttcctatGACTGATTTCCCACTGGATTCAATTGAGATGATCCTATGGATCCACCAATATTTTCCCCAATTATAAAAATGCCTACACCtgcttcctcttctcttcctccttatTACTGGAGCCACCTCCCTCTGCTTCTTCAGTTCCCTGAATTAAAGTTTTACAGGTGTCACAAATGAAAAATCCAACAATTCTAGGTAGTTGGAATTCCGAACCTTATAGAAAATTGGCAGAGAAACACACGATTACTGACTCTTGTATTACCATTCAAAGTTTGGAGGTTTACACAATCTTTATCCCCCTTATCTACAGGGCCATTTGccaataattaaaaattacTAGAGTTGAGAAAAAAATTCATTGACTTCTGAGTATCTTCAGACAATGAAATTATCCAGTTATGAAAACTCAAAACTCCTTAGTGAGTGATAGTAAGATATCATTGTCAAATAAGAGAGTTGAAGTTTTGTCTCGATACATAACAATATCTGGACTGACCCATGACCTTAACCCACATCCCATCTACAAAACAGTTGATGAGTTACTAATTAATAGGTCTTAGAATGCTTCTCTCATCAATTCACTTTTTCCTCCTTCAATCAGCTCAACCATTCTAAATATACCTCTCTCCCATCAACTTCATGACGATCAATTGTTCACTTTTATAAATAAGACTGGAATCCTCTCCACCAAGAGTGCAGCTGCATTCGTAGCCTCCAATTCCACCATCAACAACCTTCACAACAAACTTTGAAACAGAGTATGGACGCTAAAAGTTCACCCCAAATTTAAACTCTTTCTCTGGAAAGCCTTAATTGAAGGACTATCAACAGGTGAAAAGATTCAAAAAATTGGATCCTTCCTTTAATTTATGTCCCATCTGTCATGACGCACCTGAAACTCTATGGCACATTCTACTCTCATGCCCACTGTCAAAGAGGATTTGGGCTGGAGGACCTCTGGGCATCAGAACTAAATTCATACATGGAACTAACATTCTGCATGCTTTTTCCAACTTGATCTTTGATCCATCCATGGCAAAATGAGATGGAGATAGATTACTCAGAATTGTCGGGATCACGTTCTATTTCATCTGGCAATATAGAAACAGAATTATGTTTCAAGGAATCAAAGGTGACCCCTTGACCCCCCCTCCAGAATATCCTTAGATGGACTCATGAAAACCATCTAAAATCCAAGGAGGACACTCTACTTTCTGAAGAGGCAACTACACACCCGCAACTACCACCCTCTGAGGGTTTTTATTTGGATCAGGGACCCTTGGATAGCagtgttttaattttttatggcAGTTTCAGCCCTACAACTAAGAAAGCTGAGTGGGGATTGGTACTTATTTTCCATCATAAAATAGTTAGATCTTCAATGAATTTTGAATACGCAGGAAGACTCCAAGAAGGAATTGAAGGAGCACTTTTACTGAAGTGCAGGAAAATAGTGATTTGGACGgactaagaagagataaggagtTTGGCTCACAAATGCAGAAGACCACCCATGGCCTTGGGAACTTTACCATTTTCTGTTTGATATTCATATTTCTTTGAATTTGTTTGAGTCTGTAACTTTAATTAAACAACCTAGACACTTTATCCAACCTTCACAATCTAACACAACACactagatcttccatgcagcATCTAATTGTATGTCGGACAATCTTTCTATTATGTTTTAATAGTAATTTCttactttcataaaaaaaaatatatatttctgAGTTATAATTTGATTTAACTTaccttccctttatttcccttacAACCACATGGATCCTACAATTCACCAATCCCTCCTTCGTTAAAATCATTGTGATTTGACACAAATGCCCTCACcaacaaatttatttttttaactggTATATTGGCCACCAACAAGTtgaagcctttttttttttttagggaaaaaaaatcagcaaagaATCCACATTCTCAATTACAGCCATTCTAAGTTTCTCAGTTCTAACTTTATTCACCAAATTATGAGCTAAACAGATGTACTCCCTATCCTTTTTCAAAATATTACACTCAGAGATTGATTTAGCATAGATTTGATGTTCTAAAGTATGTGAAATAACTCCCTAAGGCCATTTGGAAATAGGGTCATCTTGCATCTAGTCCCACAATTCTAAGCAATCGGTCCAAATTTCAACCTTTGTGACCCCAACAATCTTGCCTGTTGTAGCCCTTGAAGCATCCCTCCCTCTTGCCTCAGCTTCCTGATCGTTCCATGCATAGCCATAATCCatagaaacagaaataaatcgATTTTGAGAAATAATGACAGGTGCCCATCTAGCTTGACAAGAGTCACTGTTGAAACTCCCATCACAAATCTGCAGTGCACTGATCTTGCGGTGCACTGCAGTTCgggcttgagagctcgacatgtggaagatgatTCATCTATCGGTGCGAGCTCAATTGacccattttttttccttctcgagctcggcaacgttggatgttgcatcttccacgtgtcgaccTCTCAAGCCCAAACTGCAGTGCACCGATCTGCACCGCAAGATCGatgtactgcagaggattttttttcccataatgGTTTTACAAACCtcaggctccgtttggttgcaagggaaatgggaaagggaaGTGATGGGAAGTAAAgggaatttttttccccttttaagtCGTTTGTAACGGAAGTGAAGTGAAATCTAGTTACCTAATAAGTTGTTTGGTTGGCTGCAAAATTGATGTATAAtgaatgtaaatttttttaaaatttataatccaACCCACTTTACTAATTTGCATTTATTAAGACTCTTTCTTAAtactttatttaaaaaaataaacatacactaaatatttgaaattaaaaaaatgagaacttATCTCAATgcataaaatttcaattttatacCGACCAGTGCCAAATGAAAAATGAACTAAAGATGCCACTGATTCATAATGAAGCCAGTTAGGATACAAGAAAAAGTTGAAATCGCATAACATAAAACGTGTATCAGCTGCTAAATGGTCACCACCGAATTTAACCACCATCCCAATACACACCAGATGAGAAACAAACTAATCcaaatctcaaatttgaaaaattaaCTGAAGATATCTACAAGATTCTCTATTAGAGCTAGCTAGGTTTCTAAAGAGGAATATCGAAGGCAGCAAAACAAAGAATTGACAGGTTCCTGCTGGTAATCACAACCTTGGGAGCTAGAGATATCTACTACTTTGCACCACATGGTTGGCTGGGATAGACAGTCTTAACACCCACGTGCTCTTACATCACCTTGCAAGAACAACATAGGTCTAATTAGTTGGGAGCCACCTTGGCTTGTTGCTGCACAATACATAAATACTCATTATTTGTTTCATCCTTTTACCTTCCAAGTTCATCACTTcattaaaatcaaagaaaagggtgaagagagagagagagatcaactTGATCGGGAAAAAGGCACCACAAAATTTACAATTCGATCAACTCCTAGTTGTTTCTTTAGTGtgctaaagaaaaataaaagcaaaattaCACCATTTTCTCACATCTATtttaggaaataaaaaaaaaaaggataagaagacaATCCAACATCCAAATACTGCAGTCATGTTTTGTATTGCCATGTGGCCAATTCCAATTGGggtgaaatttgacatgtgcgTAGGAGACCTTAGAGTCTATCTACCAACTAATTAAATTTACCTTCCGCTAAAGGGAATGTGataacaaaacaaaccaaaagtTCTTCACTTCAACCATCCAGCTCTTATTCCATAAGAGCAACATCCACATCACTCTCTCCCTCCTTAGTTGTCAATGAACAAAGATAACAGAAAGGGTCCCTTGAGGTATTGCATCAGAAGGGCCAAAATGAAACCAACAATCCAATACAAAATCCAACAATAGAAAAATCAAATAGCAGCATTTACACAGCAACAAAGATGAAAGTATGAAGCCACAAGCACTTCTAGTGAAACAAAAACAAGTTCTGCAAAGTAGAGAAGATAAGCTAAAATCTGGGGATTCAAAAACTGTGTTATTGAGGCACAATCAAAGGTGTACCTGAGACGTGTCCAGGCTAatagtgtcacaccccggcccggttattaagggccaagtgtggcgggatgtctctgacatccaaccaatccccaaggatcacaagtgcagtaccctattcacaatcattgctcacagatacaGAATCGAGGcgcggaaacaatttaattaatagagataacatcattagtaagagaagtctaaatgatatttcatttatataaatgataaggcttgtgatacaactatacggttctcaaaggtagcacagaGCAAAAGTATACAAAAAACTattctataaatatataaagcatttataaagcataaaagagggaggtagcctggactatcgTGCCAAGATCAGAGGTTGCCCGATCATCACGTGcgcgcacgaagtatcgtgcacttcaaactccggccgcaaatccaacattagaagtaactaaatcacacgaaaaataaggatatccacaggggtgagctctcaaccgAGCCCGaggggggtacaagcatacaaacacaataaatccatgatgcatgtgctaaactaacatgttcctagcacagataccaagtctcatggggtataagtactactactagtggtagatgctaacctcggtcccggaactaacccttcggccacccgagcgaaaccattctaccacggtgaggacccgccgattccggaactaacacatcggaccccgacagacccccaaatgaccaaccctgctGCTTATTCCTACAtgcggaattagggacccgctaacatgggagAAGATGGcatccggaactaacacatcggttccgccacgggttgtccaacacctttccccctgttggtaagggcgcAAGAtcttgggtaatgaatatcaacctagcccaatgcgatctaaacatgatgaggcaagcatgatccGAGTTATAATTTatcgaattccatcatcataaattcacatcatataaataatcaacgcaaatgcaatgcaagagtatgtctttgtgcaacctattttacatgcgagtctaatgcattaaataaaagctagaaaactacatgttccaggtatagaggtaatgatgcatgagcgtggcATTCaagataaagttgaaattaatgtgataaacacacagaaattaaggtcgaatccccttaccgTAATCGTAGctagcctaggtgaataaactccaataaATGTGCAAGAATGCATCAAGACAAATtctaaatatgagacaagaatattatagattagttatagaaggTATCTAGGTCGCttacccaccaacaatccaacaaaccgaCTAGAAAGCAAGAGAAACAACTcctaaacaacataccaaacaccatgTAATAGGTTCGGGATGGGCCAAGGTCAAGTCCTAAGGGGTCaggtcataagggcacaaaaatgGGGGAGCCGGATGCGGACTTCAGTGGAGCTGGCCAACCGCCCCTGCCTCGCAACAAGATCCGGCCGCGTCCGAATTTGGGGATTTTGCTTCAATTGGCCGATCTTTGCATGTATGGCCCAAAATTAggagttttaacattaattgagtgggtcaatctattttgggtgttcaatttcataaatagttagttaatttaggaatttcttcaattaaacctaaattagctaggttagggtttactatACAAGTAATAGCTTCAACATTGAAGGTTTGATTAGAGTTTAACACTCAATTTTGTCCGATTGATGGAATTAGTTAGAACACCCAATCTCGGAACAAAATCTAATTATTCAAGCTTAACTTTGAAGCTTTAATGGAGTTCACCATCTTAGGTGTATTTAGACTAAACATAAACTAAActtagaggagaaggagaaggagaaggatacGAAAGGGTTCTCGGGGCTTACCGTAAATTAGAGGCAAAACAGTCTTGGAAGCACTTCTAATGGAGATTCAAGTTCGAGTTCGGTTGTGGGAGGTAAGCCTTCAAGAGCGcccttgttctctcttcttctcttctcttttccttttctttttccttctccaagTGAACGAATTTTTCAGCTTCTCTAACTTGTAATGTGTTTTGTAAATAGTATAagagaagttatatatatataggatacttaaccactaagggcagaatggtcatttggttataaattatttctaaaattgattcttttgtatttattaccttattccgATTCTGATCAATGTCATGCGACATCGGGATGATCCCGGATACGGTAATCGTCCGAACCACATTCTCCACTGGGAACTGGGTCCCACgggtcaattttactaaaatacctttCTAACCTGTCATACAAAagcgttatataaatatattttaaattatacttacattgagtttgaTTAAGGGGGAGTCCTGCACTGCCCGAACCAATGCACTGCATGTAGCTCAGTgcggggtcccacaaggtaaaaattactattcgcCCTTAATACACtagttaattaaaaatacaacatacatacatataaaatgggattcttaccgggattcggcctaagacagagagaggcttcgaGGCCATCAATCCaacatgccaagcttatgtgttgtcttccgctagacacctcggactcatttaaggccacggtagttggctAATCGGAATGCCTTTAGGcacgagtcatgagataggtctgaatttcttaatcaagacggcccacaacttagaggctagtatgggcaaagttgaaccagaacttgaaatcacacagattccaaaagttcaaatttattatgaaatttgaccgggtttcacaaaTAGAGtgtggaaaagaaataaaatgaagttaaggaacaaagaagagaagagagtgcTTTGGCCTCTAGATGGACTATGCAATTAGAATTACCAATCTACTTCCCATCAGCACATCCTGTTGCTAGAGCAATCAACAGCATCATTCAGCTTTTCCTGATTGCTTTGTAAAATTGCAGCCAACAAAAAGCAGTAGATACCaacaaaattaaaacaacaaCAATTCCTAGATGTCTCTACCACTATAAGCTCAGGGCTTCTCACTTCACTCAAAATTAACCCTTCAACCTCAAAAGAGAAAACATCAGCACATTAACTGATGTGGTTCCAACTCTGGGTATAATTATGTAATTCAgatttccccctcccccccccttcaaACTCAAAATTATGAGTAGAAGCCACAAAGTGAAACCGAGCAACTGCAAACTACAGGCAAAAAAGCACAACttcaaaacagaaacaaagGTAAATTCTCAACATATGAATGTCATTTTGGCCACTAAGACTTGCCAATGACAGATTCCAGAACATCAAGTGACCATTAAATATCTGTTCATTTTTGTAAATGACATTAACATTCACATGcccattttgagagagagagagagaccttggTATAGGACTATAGATAAGTAGTCATTTCTAAGTCAAAACCACTCCATTAATTctctttctttgaaatttctCTTCTATTGCATGTGTTTCGTCACTTCATGTTTAACAGTTAAGACATTTAGCCAAATGGACTCACACTGGCATATGGGGAACCCTCTCTATAACCATGACAAAGATTGGCATTAGGTATTAACTGCTAACCGAAACGACAATGTTGGTTGGTACCTTGCCACTAGAGTCCAAGCTCCTAAGAGTTTACAGGTTCTACTCATCTGTCTTCATCTTGTGTCCTATGGGCTATGGCACCCCTTCTTTCACTCACCTCCTCCTCACTCTCTAGTAGCTCTAGTCATGGTTTTAGTTATGTGACTCCATCAATAAGTATTTAATTTTGCCAGGAATTCATGAACTCATACTTAATGATGAAGGTTCCATGTGCCTCACCTTATTTTAGCTGGTAAAAAACAGTCAGATCTACCAGACTCAAAACGACTCTCATGAACTATATTCTCATTCAGAAATCATGCCCATCACTAAGATATATAATTAAGCCTTTCAAGGATCCTGCAATGATTCAAGATATACTTAACACATTTAAAATATGAACTTAACCCAAGCCAATGGGACCCCAACTACCTTAATTTATGCTTTTCAACCTATTAATCCCACATTGACCAGTTAATT encodes:
- the LOC122638658 gene encoding uncharacterized protein LOC122638658 — protein: MCSNRVFKFSTEKESFPFLFSVVGEEWPESFYSTDSGHRRYTDDTGDETEQDDNANSVQESQVFWETQHQLLDEIFSGTSSTESTILQATEEAIRKSQMAGNVCVCWRYIDTAGGCLNCLRRDVSGHLRSEGFDCAICVSMWSSSSEIPSGMHSYLDVVDKSEEEEEVRVVIELNFRAEFEMARASNEYKRLINRIPEIFVGKEERLSSLVEILCLATKKCMKENKMHMGPWRKHKYMQAKWFGTCEVEDTIATSSATQTSYGLRVNI